The Vanacampus margaritifer isolate UIUO_Vmar chromosome 16, RoL_Vmar_1.0, whole genome shotgun sequence genome includes the window GCCAACGAGGGCGACGGGCCCATCAGGCAGGCAGGTCTCGTAAAAGGGACAAACTTTGAGGTGGTCTGCCATGGCTGAGGCGTCACTCATCCGCCACGATGACACCGACGACAAGGCCGGACTGAACTGCCACACCTGCAACGGGATGACCTGTCAACGCCATTTTTTGAGGAACCAAAACGGTGACAAAAGCAGACTTTCCAATGCCATAGTAAATGGAAAGAAGGCATGATGATCCTGACCGGCTCGGACGTCCATCGGACCCTCCTTCCGGGACGGGCCGTCCTCTCCCAGCGCAGTGAGACCGTCCCTCGCGTGGGCAGCAATGTGGCGCAAACCTGCCGCATGAGGCGAGACACCAGAGCCAGCTGCGACAGCGACAGAGCGTCCAGGAAGGAAGCCAAGTGACACAGGAGCTCCCAGGGCAGCGAGCTCAGAGCGTCAAAGGTGTCGGAGCACGGCGGCGGACCGGCGTCCTCGGATGGACGCAAACTGAACGAGCTGAGACGTTGACTGCCCAAGGAAGTGTGAGGGGAAATCAGTCACAACATTTCACACCAACTAATAATGAGGAGGAACATCCTTTAGAACTAGACCCGCCCCCAACttgtcgccagccaatcgcagggcatgcTGCATTTCATGTTgttcaatatgcattttttaaggCGCTTCTTGCTGTCAAAAGTTTGACAATATAatcaaaagtaatccaattgTGGATCAaaactttcagttttttttttttatacaaaatgacccatttttttttacccataaggatctgaccaatatttatgagttgttttacactaaaagaccaatttcttgactcaaagttgggtcaaattaaaaaaaagtagaggatcggtccatttctgacccatattgggttatttttgacccaacagtttttagagtggaaTACGATCTCACTGGTATGTGACGGTGACGGCAGGCGTGTTGCCGGCAGGTCGGAACCTCCTCCAGGTGTAGGTGCAGCCAAGGTACGCCAGGGGGCAGCGTTGCTCGAACCAGCCGCTCAGACCCGACTGAATGTCACAGTGGACGTTCCTGAGGACACACCCAGCCCAAGGCGGCCTTCTCATCAACATCCAAAAGTCACGTGTGCGTGGGTGTGTCAGGTGTCGGACGTAAAAATGGTGCAGTTGTCACCTGACATGCGCGGCAAACTCCCGGCGCAGGAAGCTGTGACCGCACAGGAAGTTGAAGGCGCAGCAAGCGCGGTTGTGCCGGCCGCTCGCGCTCTCGTCCTGCAAAGTCAGGTGAAGACGCTTTTGGCTCCGGTCCCCGGTGACCTCCGCCACGGTGCTGCCCCGTTTGAACGGCGCAGAGCGGAACCGGTGCGTTTGCGTTCCCACGTCCACATAGCGACCATCCGTCGCTTTCCACTCGCTGATCTGGAATCGAAAATCACAATCACGCAAAAAGGTGGCGCTATGAGCTTGAACTGTAAAAGCACTTGAGCCAATCAGAAGCCTTTCTGGCATGactccttgagacttttttgtgggtctcgtCATGATggacatgtccaccaaatttcaaagtcaatctggattttttaatttatgactTTCCAAAAACTTGTTGGATTTGCTGTTTTACGGCGAATCATCCAACTTTGCCACACACAAGGACCAAAACGCCAAATCTTTGCAAATGAGTTTTGCCCATCTGTCCAGTATGCAAGGTTGAAATTAGGTCTCGTATCGAAACGTCCTTCAGTGACCCCTGAACATTTGCCAACAACCATCAATGAAAACTTGACGATTTAGCATCAGCCGAGCGGCTCGTAGAAACGTGAGTCCCAAAACGGCTCGCTATTTTGAGAATATGCGCAGTGACCTTGTGTCCTCTGGCCTCCCTCTCGGCGTAGCCCAGCAACGTGTCCAGAACTTCGTCATCGTACAAGCGGTCTGGGTCGACGGGCAGGTCGGACGTGTCCACGCTGCGATGCTGGCTCGGTGCGCGAACGCCCGTGTCGTAAAGTTGCGCGCGGCTGCGGTAGCGGTAGCTGGTGGGAACCTGCGCACGAACAGTTTCAAGCCACAGTTCACATTTCAAAGTTGAGTGTGCGTGGACTGTTTGCGGGTGACCTTGAAGGAGTGCAGGGTCTGCACGGGAATGGGATCCAGACTGCCGTAGACAAAATCTTTGTCTCTGGGCGTGCAGGCCTGGATGTGTCCGAAGGCCAGCAGCATGCGGCCGTGATGGACCACGTACATGTTGTACTCTTGAGGGCTCAGCTCCTGCCCCAGACGCTCTAGAACCCCATCCTGCCATGGCGCCAGACCCGACTTGCTCATGTCCAACAGCGAGGGGGAACTCACACCTTCGGCGCCGCCTTCTAGTCCGGCTTTCTTCTCGACGCCCCTCGGACCGCCTTCGGTTTTCTCGCTGCTGGCTTCCGGGTCGTTCCGCTTGGCCTCGGCTGGAGCGCGGTCAACTTTCTCAGGGCCTGACGTCGCCTCGCTCATCTTCGGCTTGTCCTCATTTGGCGGCGAAGGCTTTTTGGCAGCAGCCTGGGCCGTCGCCATGGTGACAGCGGCTTCACGAGGGTTGCTGTCTTCTGGCCTGCTTGTGTGGAACCCTGTGAGGGaaattggaaaatgtttttgagaACATCAAGTAAGGAAATGTTCCTACCTGGACCTttgtgctgttgttgttgtgcggTGTCCCTCAAGTGTTCCTCCCGTGTCTCcttctcttcttcttgctgTTGCGTCATCTCCGGGTAGAGCGTGTCCATCCTGAGGCGAGCGAAGAGCTTCTCCTGGTCCACGCGCGCCAGGGCCACATCCAGAGCCTCTGGCTgaccttcatcctcctcctcctcctcctcctcctcctctcctggGCTGTCCGGCCGCAGGCACATGCGGTCCTCAGGCCAACGGTTCCACTCAGCTCCGCAGACCACCACGCTGGCGGGGCACGTCCGCAAGTGGGAGGCCAGCCGTGCGCGGGGCAGCAGGGCGGGGCAGCCGTAGGCGGCGTTGAGGCAGGGCACTCGGATGTTGGGGCACAGTAGCAGATGCCCCTCCTCTTTGCACAGGTGAAAGCGCGCCCCGCAATGCAGGTGGCATGCCACCAGGGCGCAGCACACACCCGCTTCTGCCCGTGCCCGGCAGCGCCCGCTGTAGCAGGACTCGCAGTGGGCGTGCTGACGCCCCCTGCTGGAGACGCGGCGTGGGGCACTCTGAGAGGAGGAAGCGCAGTGAAAGGTTGAGTCATTTTGCGAtttaaagtagaagtcaaccCGCCCAAAAATTggtgacaatatgttctatgcagccccactagtctaaatatagtattttaGTTAATATTGTCgaagtggaatatgagttaagcagcaaaatccagcagtttttatcaatatcagaaggcgaccatttgacatcacagttgctcgagccctcagcaactgtgatgtcatcttcagtcgacagcaagtggcaaaatggccgccccctgagatggatcaaaacagctggattttgcttcataactcatatttcacaaatgtaatattaatcagaatgttatgtttagactagtgaggtcacatataacatattattgtcaagaaatgtttaagtgtcGTCATGGTGACCAGCGACTTGTGACCACAGCAAAGTAAAACCTTTTCCAAAACTAAACCAAAGGTCAAAGTAGTCAAATACCACAACATGAAACATGAACGACAACGTGCTGTATGAGCAAAAATCGAACACAGCAAAACCATGCGACAACATAACGTTCGTTAACATTGAACAATAAACACATTAACGCACACGATTGGCCTACACACACTGACACTTGATGACATTATGACAATTCCACATTCTAAAATTTTACTTACTAAAAGACTTTTACACAACAGACGTACTCACCATTGCTCAACTCCTACACGGACACTTTTCATGtcctgcaaacacacaaaagtttTTTTAGTCTGGCTTGTCAAGTccagagtgtgtttgtgtgtttgtgtgtgcgtgttaaaaATAGAGATGGCGTGTGACGCCCGTGAAAGCAGGTTTGCCTCACTTGAGAGACGCTGCCGaccatttttttcatgtggcACTTGTAGACGGCCGTTGATGTTGAAGCGCATGCATGAATCTCATCGATGGAAAGATGAAGGCGGGCTACAGGTGAGGGAAAACGTGAAGGTCACGAAGGTCGGTGGAGGCGTGAGGTCAGACTGACATCTGCCATGAGTGTTTGGAAAGGGAGGGAGGAGTTTGTTTGGCTCTGCTAATTTTAACTTGAACAACTTGACTCCTGCCGGCGACGCTTGAAGGAAACACAAGACGCGTTTCCTGCTCCTCACACGAGCGCCACCGCATGTGTGAGGCGTCGTCGTTGGCAGCTGGGACCGGATCGGAACTTGTCAGGTCCACCAGTACCAATGGTGAGTAGACATCAACGTAGATGCCGTGGCCTTGTATATGACGGGACTAAAAATGCCACCTACTCACTGAAGCGAGGAGTGCAGTCGccagcggccatcttgcgttgccactcaCTCAgcttaacttga containing:
- the LOC144036763 gene encoding F-box only protein 40-like isoform X2; the encoded protein is MSAPRRVSSRGRQHAHCESCYSGRCRARAEAGVCCALVACHLHCGARFHLCKEEGHLLLCPNIRVPCLNAAYGCPALLPRARLASHLRTCPASVVVCGAEWNRWPEDRMCLRPDSPGEEEEEEEEEDEGQPEALDVALARVDQEKLFARLRMDTLYPEMTQQQEEEKETREEHLRDTAQQQQHKGFHTSRPEDSNPREAAVTMATAQAAAKKPSPPNEDKPKMSEATSGPEKVDRAPAEAKRNDPEASSEKTEGGPRGVEKKAGLEGGAEGVSSPSLLDMSKSGLAPWQDGVLERLGQELSPQEYNMYVVHHGRMLLAFGHIQACTPRDKDFVYGSLDPIPVQTLHSFKVPTSYRYRSRAQLYDTGVRAPSQHRSVDTSDLPVDPDRLYDDEVLDTLLGYAEREARGHKISEWKATDGRYVDVGTQTHRFRSAPFKRGSTVAEVTGDRSQKRLHLTLQDESASGRHNRACCAFNFLCGHSFLRREFAAHVRNVHCDIQSGLSGWFEQRCPLAYLGCTYTWRRFRPAGNTPAVTVTYHQRLSSFSLRPSEDAGPPPCSDTFDALSSLPWELLCHLASFLDALSLSQLALVSRLMRQVCATLLPTRGTVSLRWERTARPGRRVRWTSEPVWQFSPALSSVSSWRMSDASAMADHLKVCPFYETCLPDGPVALVGAMREEIRPETPSLVQRFAAVSQ
- the LOC144036763 gene encoding F-box only protein 40-like isoform X1; its protein translation is MSAPRRVSSRGRQHAHCESCYSGRCRARAEAGVCCALVACHLHCGARFHLCKEEGHLLLCPNIRVPCLNAAYGCPALLPRARLASHLRTCPASVVVCGAEWNRWPEDRMCLRPDSPGEEEEEEEEEDEGQPEALDVALARVDQEKLFARLRMDTLYPEMTQQQEEEKETREEHLRDTAQQQQHKGPGFHTSRPEDSNPREAAVTMATAQAAAKKPSPPNEDKPKMSEATSGPEKVDRAPAEAKRNDPEASSEKTEGGPRGVEKKAGLEGGAEGVSSPSLLDMSKSGLAPWQDGVLERLGQELSPQEYNMYVVHHGRMLLAFGHIQACTPRDKDFVYGSLDPIPVQTLHSFKVPTSYRYRSRAQLYDTGVRAPSQHRSVDTSDLPVDPDRLYDDEVLDTLLGYAEREARGHKISEWKATDGRYVDVGTQTHRFRSAPFKRGSTVAEVTGDRSQKRLHLTLQDESASGRHNRACCAFNFLCGHSFLRREFAAHVRNVHCDIQSGLSGWFEQRCPLAYLGCTYTWRRFRPAGNTPAVTVTYHQRLSSFSLRPSEDAGPPPCSDTFDALSSLPWELLCHLASFLDALSLSQLALVSRLMRQVCATLLPTRGTVSLRWERTARPGRRVRWTSEPVWQFSPALSSVSSWRMSDASAMADHLKVCPFYETCLPDGPVALVGAMREEIRPETPSLVQRFAAVSQ